One segment of Xiphias gladius isolate SHS-SW01 ecotype Sanya breed wild chromosome 1, ASM1685928v1, whole genome shotgun sequence DNA contains the following:
- the LOC120795364 gene encoding kinesin-like protein KIF23 isoform X1 translates to MQRPGKFRTPRRPGPKKASNIEKDPVGVYCRIRPLGAEDEECCIEMISSSTIQLHAPDGLKANRNGEYKETQYSFKKVFGINTTQMELFEDVAKPLIEDLIHCKNGLLFTYGVTGSGKTFTMTGSPGEGGLLPRSLDMLFNSIGPFQAKRFVFRPDEKNGMEIQSQVDALLERQKRDSQQSVPKTPSSRHKVDPEFADMISSEEACKSENVDEDCCYSVFVSYIEIYNNYIYDLLEDAPLDPIRPKWLGGGTPVRNNEGIPPQSKILREDQNHNMYVAGCTEVEVKSTEEAFEVFWKGQKKRRIANTQLNRESSRSHSVFTVKLAQAPLDADGDHILQDKNQVNVSQLCLVDLAGSERTNRTRAEGSRLREAGNINQSLMTLRTCMEVLRENQMCGTNKMVPYRDSKVTHLFKNYFDGEGKVRMIVCVNPKADDYEETMLVMRFAEMTQEVEVARPVDRPICGLAAGRRHRNQAFRDELSRRLEERGGPSNAVDDPLLVNQLIESLPALPPCELVDPADDQTLPRLIEVLERRHRIRQMMTEQFNKTANTLNSMLQQFDSQLNAKETFLHDQQSKLSEKDKVIVNQRTEMERLEKKSKTLEYKIDILQKTTDMYEQDKRSLQQELETREQRLQRELSERRRMEHRMQGMVTDTRLKWEKECERRVNAKQLEMQNKLWVKDEKLKQLKAIVTESSSGGGSGGCTTERPEKPERPARERDHNITQKRSASPSRPDLSQTPSHQNRANVRAAQDCYPPPSSTTPDTSSSACRSVASCVSEWEQRFPIDSSSQARHPGTPQYRSRTPAPCHGTSSVGRRRCQRWAPDTVAPVYGLDLEAGTRTAPPVHPMHRRSHSAGGEKWVDHKPPSNLDLDTFMQPIIPNAIKVSTPNEKALSKCQRYVLRHQELASDGEIETKLIKGNVFKTRGGGQAVQFTDVETLKQECPTAPSRKRRSGSGEGPAQIEDIENRAPVASSSHGYQKRRKP, encoded by the exons ACACAGTACTCGTTTAAAAAAGTGTTTGGTATCAATACCACTCAAATGGAGCTGTTTGAGGATGTTGCCAAGCCACTGATCGAGGACCTCATTCACTGTAAGAATG GTCTGCTGTTTACGTATGGTGTTACTGGAAGTGGTAAGACCTTCACCATGACCGGCTCACCAGGGGAAGGTGGACTCCTCCCCCGTTCTTTAGACATGCTCTTCAACAGCATCGGTCCCTTTCAGGCCAAAAGATTT GTGTTCAGACCGGACGAAAAAAATGGGATGGAGATTCAGAGTCAAGTTGATGCTCTCCTGGAGAGACAGAAGCGAGACAGTCAGCAGTCAGTGCCCAAAACACCATCTTCCAG gcaTAAGGTTGACCCAGAGTTTGCAGATATGATCAGCTCAGAGGAGGCATGTAAATCTGAGAATGTGGATGAAGACTGCTGTTACAGCGTTTTTGTGTCCTACATCGAGATCTACAACAACTATATCTATGATCTCCTCGAAGATGCCCCGTTAGACCCAATCAGACCAAA GTGGCTCGGCGGAGGCACGCCTGTACGGAACAATGAGGGCAT ACCGCCACAATCCAAGATTCTCCGTGAAGATCAGAATCATAACATGTATGTGGCTGGCTGCACAGAAGTTGAGGTAAAATCTACAGAAGAGGCTTTTGAAGTCTTTTGGAAGG gacaaaagaaaaggaggataGCCAACACTCAGCTCAACCGTGAATCCAGTCGCTCCCACAGTGTGTTCACGGTAAAGCTGGCTCAGGCACCACTTGATGCTGATGGGGACCACATTCTACAG GACAAAAACCAGGTGAATGTGAGCCAGCTGTGTCTGGTTGACCTGGCAGGCAGTGAGCGCACCAACAGAACCAGAGCAGAGGGAAGTCGTCTCCGAGAAGCAG GTAATATTAACCAGTCATTGATGACACTGCGGACATGTATGGAAGTCCTGCGAGAGAACCAAATGTGTGGAACTAATAAG ATGGTGCCATACAGGGACTCTAAAGTCACACATCTCTTTAAAAACTACTTTGATGGAGAAGGAAAAGTCAGGATGATTGTGTGTGTCAACCCAAAGGCTGATGATTATGAAGAAACTATG CTGGTGATGCGCTTTGCAGAGATGACCCAGGAGGTGGAGGTGGCGCGACCGGTTGACCGACCAATCTGCGGACTTGCTGCAGGACGCAGACACAGAAACCAGGCTTTCAGAGATGAGTTGTCACGTCGCCTGGAGGAGCGAGGAGGTCCCAGTAATGCCG TAGATGACCCTCTTCTAGTGAATCAGCTAATAGAAAGCCTTCCAGCCCTGCCTCCTTGTGAGCTGGTGGACCCAGCTGATGATCAGACACTGCCCCGTCTGATTGAAGTCCTGGAAAGGAGGCATCGTATCCGTCAGATGATGACAGAGCAGTTCAACAAAACTG CCAATACACTGAATTCCATGCTTCAGCAGTTTGACAGTCAGCTCAATGCGAAGGAGACCTTCCTGCATGATCAACAAAGCAAACTGAGCGAGAAAGACAAGGTTATCGTCAACCAGAGGACAGAGATGGAACGATTAGAGAAAAAATCCAAAACGCTGGAATACAAG ATTGATATCCTGCAAAAGACAACAGACATGTATGAGCAGGATAAACGCTCACTtcagcaggagctggagaccCGGGAGCAAAGGCTTCAGAGAGAGCTGTCAGAGAGGAGGCGCATGGAGCATCGTATGCAAGGCATGGTGACAGACACCAGACTCAAGTGGGAGAAGGAGTGT GAGAGACGAGTGAACGCCAAGCAGCTGGAGATGCAGAACAAGTTGTGGGTGAAGGATGAAAAGTTGAAGCAGCTCAAAGCCATAgtgacagagagcagcagtggcGGCGGCAGTGGTGGCTGTACAACTGAGCGTCCAGAGAAGCCTGAGAGGCCCGCAAGGGAGAGAGACCACAACATCACCCAGAAGAGATCTGCCTCACCATCACGTCCT GACTTGAGCCAAACCCCTTCCCACCAAAACCGAGCCAATGTTAGGGCAGCTCAGGACTGTTACCCCCCCCCTTCTTCCACCACCCCCGATACCTCCTCCTCAGCTTGTCGTTCAGTGGCCTCCTGCGTCTCCGAGTGGGAGCAGAGGTTCCCTATAGACTCAAGCAGCCAGGCTAGGCACCCCGGGACTCCCCAGTACAGGAGCCGGACACCCGCCCCATGTCACGGCACCAGCAGTGTGGGTCGCAGGAGATGCCAGCGCTGGGCCCCAGACACTGTGGCCCCTGTCTATGGGCTAGACCTAGAGGCAGGCACAAGG ACGGCCCCTCCAGTTCATCCAATGCACAGGCGCTCACACTCTGCGGGTGGGGAGAAATGGGTAGACCACAAACCACCTTCTAATTTGGACCTAGACACTTTCATGCAGCCAATCATACCCAATGCAATCAAAGTGTCGACCCCTAACGAGAAAGCTCTGTCTAAATGCCAAAGGTATGTGCTTAGACATCAAGAGCTTGCCTCTGACGGGGAGATCGAGACCAAACTGATCAAG GGTAATGTTTTTAAGACCAGAGGTGGAGGACAAGCTGTGCAGTTTACTGATGTTGAGACACTAAAACAAGAGTGCCCAACAGCACCTAG TCGCAAGAGGCGATCGGGGTCTGGAGAAGGACCAGCTCAAATAGAAGACATCGAAAACAGA GCTCCAGTGGCAAGTTCAAGCCATGGCTATCAAAA aCGCAGGAAGCCTTAA
- the LOC120795364 gene encoding kinesin-like protein KIF23 isoform X9 — MQRPGKFRTPRRPGPKKASNIEKDPVGVYCRIRPLGAEDEECCIEMISSSTIQLHAPDGLKANRNGEYKETQYSFKKVFGINTTQMELFEDVAKPLIEDLIHCKNGLLFTYGVTGSGKTFTMTGSPGEGGLLPRSLDMLFNSIGPFQAKRFVFRPDEKNGMEIQSQVDALLERQKRDSQQSVPKTPSSRHKVDPEFADMISSEEACKSENVDEDCCYSVFVSYIEIYNNYIYDLLEDAPLDPIRPKWLGGGTPVRNNEGIPPQSKILREDQNHNMYVAGCTEVEVKSTEEAFEVFWKGQKKRRIANTQLNRESSRSHSVFTVKLAQAPLDADGDHILQDKNQVNVSQLCLVDLAGSERTNRTRAEGSRLREAGNINQSLMTLRTCMEVLRENQMCGTNKMVPYRDSKVTHLFKNYFDGEGKVRMIVCVNPKADDYEETMLVMRFAEMTQEVEVARPVDRPICGLAAGRRHRNQAFRDELSRRLEERGGPSNADDPLLVNQLIESLPALPPCELVDPADDQTLPRLIEVLERRHRIRQMMTEQFNKTANTLNSMLQQFDSQLNAKETFLHDQQSKLSEKDKVIVNQRTEMERLEKKSKTLEYKIDILQKTTDMYEQDKRSLQQELETREQRLQRELSERRRMEHRMQGMVTDTRLKWEKECERRVNAKQLEMQNKLWVKDEKLKQLKAIVTESSSGGGSGGCTTERPEKPERPARERDHNITQKRSASPSRPTAPPVHPMHRRSHSAGGEKWVDHKPPSNLDLDTFMQPIIPNAIKVSTPNEKALSKCQRYVLRHQELASDGEIETKLIKGNVFKTRGGGQAVQFTDVETLKQECPTAPSRKRRSGSGEGPAQIEDIENRAPVASSSHGYQKRRKP; from the exons ACACAGTACTCGTTTAAAAAAGTGTTTGGTATCAATACCACTCAAATGGAGCTGTTTGAGGATGTTGCCAAGCCACTGATCGAGGACCTCATTCACTGTAAGAATG GTCTGCTGTTTACGTATGGTGTTACTGGAAGTGGTAAGACCTTCACCATGACCGGCTCACCAGGGGAAGGTGGACTCCTCCCCCGTTCTTTAGACATGCTCTTCAACAGCATCGGTCCCTTTCAGGCCAAAAGATTT GTGTTCAGACCGGACGAAAAAAATGGGATGGAGATTCAGAGTCAAGTTGATGCTCTCCTGGAGAGACAGAAGCGAGACAGTCAGCAGTCAGTGCCCAAAACACCATCTTCCAG gcaTAAGGTTGACCCAGAGTTTGCAGATATGATCAGCTCAGAGGAGGCATGTAAATCTGAGAATGTGGATGAAGACTGCTGTTACAGCGTTTTTGTGTCCTACATCGAGATCTACAACAACTATATCTATGATCTCCTCGAAGATGCCCCGTTAGACCCAATCAGACCAAA GTGGCTCGGCGGAGGCACGCCTGTACGGAACAATGAGGGCAT ACCGCCACAATCCAAGATTCTCCGTGAAGATCAGAATCATAACATGTATGTGGCTGGCTGCACAGAAGTTGAGGTAAAATCTACAGAAGAGGCTTTTGAAGTCTTTTGGAAGG gacaaaagaaaaggaggataGCCAACACTCAGCTCAACCGTGAATCCAGTCGCTCCCACAGTGTGTTCACGGTAAAGCTGGCTCAGGCACCACTTGATGCTGATGGGGACCACATTCTACAG GACAAAAACCAGGTGAATGTGAGCCAGCTGTGTCTGGTTGACCTGGCAGGCAGTGAGCGCACCAACAGAACCAGAGCAGAGGGAAGTCGTCTCCGAGAAGCAG GTAATATTAACCAGTCATTGATGACACTGCGGACATGTATGGAAGTCCTGCGAGAGAACCAAATGTGTGGAACTAATAAG ATGGTGCCATACAGGGACTCTAAAGTCACACATCTCTTTAAAAACTACTTTGATGGAGAAGGAAAAGTCAGGATGATTGTGTGTGTCAACCCAAAGGCTGATGATTATGAAGAAACTATG CTGGTGATGCGCTTTGCAGAGATGACCCAGGAGGTGGAGGTGGCGCGACCGGTTGACCGACCAATCTGCGGACTTGCTGCAGGACGCAGACACAGAAACCAGGCTTTCAGAGATGAGTTGTCACGTCGCCTGGAGGAGCGAGGAGGTCCCAGTAATGCCG ATGACCCTCTTCTAGTGAATCAGCTAATAGAAAGCCTTCCAGCCCTGCCTCCTTGTGAGCTGGTGGACCCAGCTGATGATCAGACACTGCCCCGTCTGATTGAAGTCCTGGAAAGGAGGCATCGTATCCGTCAGATGATGACAGAGCAGTTCAACAAAACTG CCAATACACTGAATTCCATGCTTCAGCAGTTTGACAGTCAGCTCAATGCGAAGGAGACCTTCCTGCATGATCAACAAAGCAAACTGAGCGAGAAAGACAAGGTTATCGTCAACCAGAGGACAGAGATGGAACGATTAGAGAAAAAATCCAAAACGCTGGAATACAAG ATTGATATCCTGCAAAAGACAACAGACATGTATGAGCAGGATAAACGCTCACTtcagcaggagctggagaccCGGGAGCAAAGGCTTCAGAGAGAGCTGTCAGAGAGGAGGCGCATGGAGCATCGTATGCAAGGCATGGTGACAGACACCAGACTCAAGTGGGAGAAGGAGTGT GAGAGACGAGTGAACGCCAAGCAGCTGGAGATGCAGAACAAGTTGTGGGTGAAGGATGAAAAGTTGAAGCAGCTCAAAGCCATAgtgacagagagcagcagtggcGGCGGCAGTGGTGGCTGTACAACTGAGCGTCCAGAGAAGCCTGAGAGGCCCGCAAGGGAGAGAGACCACAACATCACCCAGAAGAGATCTGCCTCACCATCACGTCCT ACGGCCCCTCCAGTTCATCCAATGCACAGGCGCTCACACTCTGCGGGTGGGGAGAAATGGGTAGACCACAAACCACCTTCTAATTTGGACCTAGACACTTTCATGCAGCCAATCATACCCAATGCAATCAAAGTGTCGACCCCTAACGAGAAAGCTCTGTCTAAATGCCAAAGGTATGTGCTTAGACATCAAGAGCTTGCCTCTGACGGGGAGATCGAGACCAAACTGATCAAG GGTAATGTTTTTAAGACCAGAGGTGGAGGACAAGCTGTGCAGTTTACTGATGTTGAGACACTAAAACAAGAGTGCCCAACAGCACCTAG TCGCAAGAGGCGATCGGGGTCTGGAGAAGGACCAGCTCAAATAGAAGACATCGAAAACAGA GCTCCAGTGGCAAGTTCAAGCCATGGCTATCAAAA aCGCAGGAAGCCTTAA
- the LOC120795364 gene encoding kinesin-like protein KIF23 isoform X8 → MQRPGKFRTPRRPGPKKASNIEKDPVGVYCRIRPLGAEDEECCIEMISSSTIQLHAPDGLKANRNGEYKETQYSFKKVFGINTTQMELFEDVAKPLIEDLIHCKNGLLFTYGVTGSGKTFTMTGSPGEGGLLPRSLDMLFNSIGPFQAKRFVFRPDEKNGMEIQSQVDALLERQKRDSQQSVPKTPSSRHKVDPEFADMISSEEACKSENVDEDCCYSVFVSYIEIYNNYIYDLLEDAPLDPIRPKWLGGGTPVRNNEGIPPQSKILREDQNHNMYVAGCTEVEVKSTEEAFEVFWKGQKKRRIANTQLNRESSRSHSVFTVKLAQAPLDADGDHILQDKNQVNVSQLCLVDLAGSERTNRTRAEGSRLREAGNINQSLMTLRTCMEVLRENQMCGTNKMVPYRDSKVTHLFKNYFDGEGKVRMIVCVNPKADDYEETMLVMRFAEMTQEVEVARPVDRPICGLAAGRRHRNQAFRDELSRRLEERGGPSNAVDDPLLVNQLIESLPALPPCELVDPADDQTLPRLIEVLERRHRIRQMMTEQFNKTANTLNSMLQQFDSQLNAKETFLHDQQSKLSEKDKVIVNQRTEMERLEKKSKTLEYKIDILQKTTDMYEQDKRSLQQELETREQRLQRELSERRRMEHRMQGMVTDTRLKWEKECERRVNAKQLEMQNKLWVKDEKLKQLKAIVTESSSGGGSGGCTTERPEKPERPARERDHNITQKRSASPSRPTAPPVHPMHRRSHSAGGEKWVDHKPPSNLDLDTFMQPIIPNAIKVSTPNEKALSKCQRYVLRHQELASDGEIETKLIKGNVFKTRGGGQAVQFTDVETLKQECPTAPSRKRRSGSGEGPAQIEDIENRAPVASSSHGYQKRRKP, encoded by the exons ACACAGTACTCGTTTAAAAAAGTGTTTGGTATCAATACCACTCAAATGGAGCTGTTTGAGGATGTTGCCAAGCCACTGATCGAGGACCTCATTCACTGTAAGAATG GTCTGCTGTTTACGTATGGTGTTACTGGAAGTGGTAAGACCTTCACCATGACCGGCTCACCAGGGGAAGGTGGACTCCTCCCCCGTTCTTTAGACATGCTCTTCAACAGCATCGGTCCCTTTCAGGCCAAAAGATTT GTGTTCAGACCGGACGAAAAAAATGGGATGGAGATTCAGAGTCAAGTTGATGCTCTCCTGGAGAGACAGAAGCGAGACAGTCAGCAGTCAGTGCCCAAAACACCATCTTCCAG gcaTAAGGTTGACCCAGAGTTTGCAGATATGATCAGCTCAGAGGAGGCATGTAAATCTGAGAATGTGGATGAAGACTGCTGTTACAGCGTTTTTGTGTCCTACATCGAGATCTACAACAACTATATCTATGATCTCCTCGAAGATGCCCCGTTAGACCCAATCAGACCAAA GTGGCTCGGCGGAGGCACGCCTGTACGGAACAATGAGGGCAT ACCGCCACAATCCAAGATTCTCCGTGAAGATCAGAATCATAACATGTATGTGGCTGGCTGCACAGAAGTTGAGGTAAAATCTACAGAAGAGGCTTTTGAAGTCTTTTGGAAGG gacaaaagaaaaggaggataGCCAACACTCAGCTCAACCGTGAATCCAGTCGCTCCCACAGTGTGTTCACGGTAAAGCTGGCTCAGGCACCACTTGATGCTGATGGGGACCACATTCTACAG GACAAAAACCAGGTGAATGTGAGCCAGCTGTGTCTGGTTGACCTGGCAGGCAGTGAGCGCACCAACAGAACCAGAGCAGAGGGAAGTCGTCTCCGAGAAGCAG GTAATATTAACCAGTCATTGATGACACTGCGGACATGTATGGAAGTCCTGCGAGAGAACCAAATGTGTGGAACTAATAAG ATGGTGCCATACAGGGACTCTAAAGTCACACATCTCTTTAAAAACTACTTTGATGGAGAAGGAAAAGTCAGGATGATTGTGTGTGTCAACCCAAAGGCTGATGATTATGAAGAAACTATG CTGGTGATGCGCTTTGCAGAGATGACCCAGGAGGTGGAGGTGGCGCGACCGGTTGACCGACCAATCTGCGGACTTGCTGCAGGACGCAGACACAGAAACCAGGCTTTCAGAGATGAGTTGTCACGTCGCCTGGAGGAGCGAGGAGGTCCCAGTAATGCCG TAGATGACCCTCTTCTAGTGAATCAGCTAATAGAAAGCCTTCCAGCCCTGCCTCCTTGTGAGCTGGTGGACCCAGCTGATGATCAGACACTGCCCCGTCTGATTGAAGTCCTGGAAAGGAGGCATCGTATCCGTCAGATGATGACAGAGCAGTTCAACAAAACTG CCAATACACTGAATTCCATGCTTCAGCAGTTTGACAGTCAGCTCAATGCGAAGGAGACCTTCCTGCATGATCAACAAAGCAAACTGAGCGAGAAAGACAAGGTTATCGTCAACCAGAGGACAGAGATGGAACGATTAGAGAAAAAATCCAAAACGCTGGAATACAAG ATTGATATCCTGCAAAAGACAACAGACATGTATGAGCAGGATAAACGCTCACTtcagcaggagctggagaccCGGGAGCAAAGGCTTCAGAGAGAGCTGTCAGAGAGGAGGCGCATGGAGCATCGTATGCAAGGCATGGTGACAGACACCAGACTCAAGTGGGAGAAGGAGTGT GAGAGACGAGTGAACGCCAAGCAGCTGGAGATGCAGAACAAGTTGTGGGTGAAGGATGAAAAGTTGAAGCAGCTCAAAGCCATAgtgacagagagcagcagtggcGGCGGCAGTGGTGGCTGTACAACTGAGCGTCCAGAGAAGCCTGAGAGGCCCGCAAGGGAGAGAGACCACAACATCACCCAGAAGAGATCTGCCTCACCATCACGTCCT ACGGCCCCTCCAGTTCATCCAATGCACAGGCGCTCACACTCTGCGGGTGGGGAGAAATGGGTAGACCACAAACCACCTTCTAATTTGGACCTAGACACTTTCATGCAGCCAATCATACCCAATGCAATCAAAGTGTCGACCCCTAACGAGAAAGCTCTGTCTAAATGCCAAAGGTATGTGCTTAGACATCAAGAGCTTGCCTCTGACGGGGAGATCGAGACCAAACTGATCAAG GGTAATGTTTTTAAGACCAGAGGTGGAGGACAAGCTGTGCAGTTTACTGATGTTGAGACACTAAAACAAGAGTGCCCAACAGCACCTAG TCGCAAGAGGCGATCGGGGTCTGGAGAAGGACCAGCTCAAATAGAAGACATCGAAAACAGA GCTCCAGTGGCAAGTTCAAGCCATGGCTATCAAAA aCGCAGGAAGCCTTAA